The region CGATCTGCACTTTATCCAGCGGTTGTGTGAGGAGGAGGGCATTCATTACCATTTTCGCCACAGCCCGAACAATCATCTGCTGGTGTTCGGTGATGACCAGACTGTGTTTCGGCGCTTGGCTGCGCAGCGCTTTTGCTCGACGGGCGAGCTGGCAGGCGAAGCGAGAGCGATCCGGCGTTTCGACCTGTGCCTGGAAACCCGCACTCGGCAAATGATGCTTCGCGATCACGACTTCCAGCATCCGTCGCTGCGCCTGCAAGACACGGCCGGCCCTGCATCGGCGCAACCCCTCGAAGACTATCGTTATCCCGCCGGTTTCACTGCTCATGCGCGGGGCCGGCAATTGGCGCGTCGTGGCTTGGAGCGACATCAAAGCGACCGTCATCGCGCACTGGGCAAGAGCGATCAACCGGCGTTAAGCAGCGGCCATTTTCTTGAGCTGTGTGAACACCCCGATCCTGCCTGCAACGACTTGTGGTTGCTCACCTCGGTGCGCCATGAGGGCTATCAACCGCAGGTGCTGGAGGAAGCGGTGTTTGCGGCTGACACATTCCAGGGGTATCGCAACCGATTCACCGCAACACCCTGGCGCGCAGCGCACAGGCCGCCCCTCAAACACCCGAAGCCGACCATCCAAGGCAGCCAAACCGCCACTGTGACGGGGCCGGCAGGCGAGGAGGTGCATTGCGACGCCTATGGCCGGGTGAAAGTGCGTTTTCATTGGGACCGCCTGGACAACACCGACGACAAAAGCAGTTGCTGGGTGCGGGTGGCATCCGGTTGGGCGGGAGATGGCTTTGGCGCAATGCTGATTCCGCGCGTGGGCATGGAGGTATTGGTGACTTTCCTGGAGGGCGATCCCGATCAGCCGTTGATCAACGGTTGCTTGCCCAATGCATTGCACATGCCTGCTTATCCTTTGCCGCAACACAAGACGCGCAGTGTGTTGCGCAGCCGCAGTTCCCAGGGCGGCGCGGGTGCCAATGAGTTGCACCTTGAAGACCGCCACGGCGAGGAACTCATCTACCTGCGCGCCCAACGCGATCTGGAGCAGCGGGTGGGCCATGACAGCCGCTTGGAAGTGGCCGGAGAGCGCCGTGAAATTATTCGGGGGTTAAGCACGGTTCA is a window of Pseudomonas antarctica DNA encoding:
- the tssI gene encoding type VI secretion system tip protein TssI/VgrG; protein product: MVDAFAFSCFKLILPEVNNDFQVLAFKGREVVDQPFFIKLQLVSENPSLDLEALLHQPAYLDFGEADAGLHGQVYAVGRYDPGVRLTRYHLTLAPRLACLAHRRDQRIFQQRSVPQIIAAVLEHHGIFADAYAFELGPVVYPPRTFCVQYAETDLHFIQRLCEEEGIHYHFRHSPNNHLLVFGDDQTVFRRLAAQRFCSTGELAGEARAIRRFDLCLETRTRQMMLRDHDFQHPSLRLQDTAGPASAQPLEDYRYPAGFTAHARGRQLARRGLERHQSDRHRALGKSDQPALSSGHFLELCEHPDPACNDLWLLTSVRHEGYQPQVLEEAVFAADTFQGYRNRFTATPWRAAHRPPLKHPKPTIQGSQTATVTGPAGEEVHCDAYGRVKVRFHWDRLDNTDDKSSCWVRVASGWAGDGFGAMLIPRVGMEVLVTFLEGDPDQPLINGCLPNALHMPAYPLPQHKTRSVLRSRSSQGGAGANELHLEDRHGEELIYLRAQRDLEQRVGHDSRLEVAGERREIIRGLSTVQLENGEYRSITGDRKVELKASDHLHVQGDSQTHIGQSMVIEAGQQIYLKAGASLVIDAGAHLSFKAGGEHLLIQAGGIFSSRPITVGGLPHVTRPANPLWAAGVPNISAAQGAILDMARQLGADFCPVCEQCREGRCTVTQRAA